The Diabrotica virgifera virgifera chromosome 10, PGI_DIABVI_V3a genome has a window encoding:
- the LOC114342777 gene encoding uncharacterized protein LOC114342777 isoform X1, translating into MHRLHTMISCNNSIDLDKLFDLSLCLNDPLGERMTCRCTRNLTTSLRFCYPDTKSEILDVWWVCLTHPFHLCCIKRKTKKDLPYRGEAYLTLNSYCNY; encoded by the exons accgtttacacacaatgataagttgcaacaactcgattgaccttgataagttgtttgatttatcgctgtgtttaaacgatcctttagGAGAGAGAATGACGTGCAGATGCACAAGGAATTTGACGACCTCCTTGCGTTTCTGTTATCCTGATACAAAATCTGAAATTCTGGATGTTTGGTGGGTTTGCTTGACGCATCCATTTCATTTGTGCTGCATAAAAAG AAAAACGAAAAAGGACCTGCCGTACAGAGGGGAAGCTTACCTGACTTTAAATAGTTATTGCAACTATTGA
- the LOC114342777 gene encoding uncharacterized protein LOC114342777 isoform X2 encodes MKIYSKKVLTSITRNIEFSVHVHLIYDTFAVTCVDYLQGLLLMYLSQQYVRFGDWQHSQSIDVN; translated from the exons ATgaagatatatagtaaaaaagtatTAACGTCCATCACAAGAAACATTGAATTTTCTGTTCACGTTCACTTGATATATGACACCTTTGCTGTTACATGTGTTGACTATCTTCAAgg ACTGCTTTTAATGTATTTATCTCAGCAATACGTGAGATTTGGAGATTGGCAGCACTCTCAGTCAATTGATGTGAACTGA